Proteins encoded together in one Balaenoptera musculus isolate JJ_BM4_2016_0621 chromosome 6, mBalMus1.pri.v3, whole genome shotgun sequence window:
- the NEIL2 gene encoding endonuclease 8-like 2 codes for MPEGPSVRKFHHLVSPFVGQQVVKTGGSSKKLNPAGFQSLWLQDTQVHGKKLFLRFDPDEEIMCPGNNPLSTPLHKEWKEEAGHHQEVSDQSSGSPGGDDAVPSGDDGLQCLWGDSPAGGAERWLQVSFGLFGSIWVNEFSRAKKANKRGDWRDPSPRLVLHFGGGGFLAFYNCQMVWSSSSPVVRPTSDILSEKFHRGQALEALGREQPVCCTLLDQRYFSGLGNIIKNEALFRAGIHPLSPGSLLGLPRLEALVDHVVAFSAGWLRGKFQGRQQHTQIYQKERCPAGHQVVKEALGPPGGLQRLTWWCPQCQPRLSPDEPEQVEPS; via the exons ATGCCGGAGGGGCCGTCTGTGAGGAAGTTTCACCATCTGGTCTCCCCCTTCGTGGGGCAGCAGGTGGTCAAGACAGGGGGCAGCAGTAAGAAGCTGAACCCTGCCGGCTTCCAATCCCTGTGGCTGCAGGACACCCAG GTCCATGGaaagaaattattccttagatttGATCCAGATGAAGAAATCATGTGCCCTGGCAACAACCCACTGTCAACGCCTCTACACAAAGAGTGGAAGGAAGAGGCCGGGCACCACCAGGAAGTCTCTGACCAGTCCTCCGGGTCCCCAGGAGGAGACGATGCTGTCCCCAGTGGAGATGATGGCCTGCAGTGTTTGTGGGGAGACAGCCCTGCAGGAGGTGCCGAGAGGTGGCTGCAGGTCAGCTTTGGTTTGTTTGGCAGCATTTGGGTGAACGAGTTCTCCAGAGCGAAGAAGGCAAACAAGAGGGGTGACTGGAGAGACCCCTCTCCAAG gcTGGTCCTGCACTTCGGCGGGGGCGGCTTCTTGGCCTTCTATAACTGTCAGATGGTGTGGAGCTCCTCTTCCCCGGTGGTCAGACCCACCTCTGACATCTTGTCAGAAAAGTTCCATCGAGGACAGGCCCTGGAAGCTCTGGGCCGGGAGCAGCCCGTCTGCTGTACGCTGTTGGACCAGAGATACTTCTCAGGCTTAG GGAACATCATTAAGAACGAGGCCCTGTTCAGAGCTGGGATCCACCCGCTTTCTCCCGGCTCACTCCTGGGTCTTCCTCGCCTCGAGGCCCTGGTGGACCATGTGGTGGCCTTCAGTGCAGGCTGGCTGCGGGGCAAGTTCCAGGGCAGACAGCAGCACACGCAGATCTACCAGAAGGAGCGGTGCCCTGCTGGGCACCAGGTCGTGAAGGAGGCACTGGGGCCTCCGGGGGGCTTGCAGAGGCTCACGTGGTGGTGCCCCCAGTGCCAGCCCAGGTTGTCACCGGATGAGCCAGAGCAGGTGGAGCCCTCCTAG